The genomic segment TTTAATTTGCGAACGAGGCTAAAAAGACTCAAGCGCAAAATAAGCGGCTTTGCCAAAAGTACTGGGCTGCAGGGGATTGCACATATCGAACGAGAATTTATGGTGCCACCTTGATCGGATTTTTACGATATGAAGTACTGGGGGCGCCATCAACCCAAATGCCTTCTAAGTAAGAGAGTTTTCTTGGTAGCTGTTTCACGGTCCCCTTAGTAATCAGGAAAGTTGCTTTCCGGCCAACTGTAAGAGCCCCAAGATTCTCCATTCCGAAAAATTGAGCACCATTTTCCGTTGCGCTGCGGACAGTTTCCTCCAGTGAATAGTCAGCCTTCATAAATAACTTCATTTCCTCTACCATCGACTCACCATGAAGTATACCAGCACTGCCCGCACCTGTTCCAATAAGCGTTGTCACCCCCAACTGTCTGGCTAAGCGCAGTTGGTTTAATTGCTCGGCGAGCATCTTTTTCCAAAATTTATCCGCTTCGAGAACTGGTTTTCCCGGAGTCAGGCAAGACTGGGCAAAACGACAACAGACGTTTCCACCAGCACTCGCACTATTTAAACCATTCTTGGCCCGCAGGACACTCGGAATCCACACGACACCCTCTGCAGCCATTTTTTTCAGATTTTCCTCCCCCATACAATATCCCTGTTCAATAGCGTCACACCCTGCCGCAAGTGCATCTCCAACTTGTTGCACTCCATTGGCAACCACCACCACCTTCTCTTTTGTCTGGTGCATAATACGGCATAACTCTTCATTATCCAGCTGAGGATGGGCGGTCTCTTCCCCATCGATATTGCCGAAACGATTGA from the Desulfotalea psychrophila LSv54 genome contains:
- a CDS encoding amidohydrolase family protein, giving the protein MGVKRFVIVGKFVDGTGAALRRNIFLGVKDGVITDIGPVSDLPGNDSSVVDDFSHCIIVPAFVDCSVSLSRSPSVDRRVQISSENASFAEKITMLEKHVGYCYDHGVLGVADSDNISDLVNRSQEEMTEVNMVDIKISSQFSPSRENYIADNPGEDFIKINRFGNIDGEETAHPQLDNEELCRIMHQTKEKVVVVANGVQQVGDALAAGCDAIEQGYCMGEENLKKMAAEGVVWIPSVLRAKNGLNSASAGGNVCCRFAQSCLTPGKPVLEADKFWKKMLAEQLNQLRLARQLGVTTLIGTGAGSAGILHGESMVEEMKLFMKADYSLEETVRSATENGAQFFGMENLGALTVGRKATFLITKGTVKQLPRKLSYLEGIWVDGAPSTSYRKNPIKVAP
- a CDS encoding IS1 family transposase, which produces MTITCGQRLERQNFNLRTRLKRLKRKISGFAKSTGLQGIAHIEREFMVPP